One window from the genome of Pseudanabaena yagii GIHE-NHR1 encodes:
- a CDS encoding ParE family toxin-like protein codes for MKSFILPSFWIEYRKLDDDVRQSARKAYRLWAENSFHPSLHFKCINSDEAIWSVRVTRNYRALGILEGDMVTWFWIGNHDDYERFFS; via the coding sequence ATGAAATCGTTTATCTTACCTTCATTTTGGATTGAGTATCGAAAACTTGATGATGATGTCAGACAAAGTGCTAGAAAAGCTTATAGATTGTGGGCAGAAAATTCATTTCATCCTTCTTTACATTTCAAGTGTATAAATAGCGATGAGGCTATCTGGTCTGTGAGGGTGACGAGGAATTATCGAGCGCTTGGAATATTAGAAGGCGATATGGTGACTTGGTTTTGGATTGGAAATCATGATGATTACGAGCGTTTCTTCTCATGA
- a CDS encoding WD40 repeat domain-containing protein produces MPKPKTNLILNSKPQSQITLSEYITAIAWSSNSKYLAAATASGEIVLIDEAKAGNDLAQKQTELQAPTEISVDCLGFSADGRWLAAGGQDGKVRVWDLAGAQPAIASTIDLGKTWIEHLVWHPTRSEFAFGLGKYVQVWSAETLDIVTTLHFEQSTVLAIAWHPSGDYLSVGGDGGIKVWAAQDWYEDPILFEMPTAAAKMVWNPSGEYLVASTLDNLVVVMQWLGKDFDASPWRMQGFPGKIRYFDWTASKTSPLLASSSGSDVVVWEKHADLNVGWEGEVIKGHNNIVGFVAFKPKTETLASADENGRIAIWKDAKDWVQALETPMGEITALQWQPQGKKLAAANADGQLMLWTESSQGKGFR; encoded by the coding sequence ATGCCAAAGCCTAAGACGAATCTCATCCTGAATTCCAAACCTCAATCACAAATTACCCTCAGCGAATACATCACCGCGATCGCATGGTCGTCTAATAGCAAATATCTAGCGGCGGCGACTGCTTCAGGAGAGATCGTCCTGATCGATGAGGCAAAGGCAGGGAATGACCTTGCTCAGAAACAAACGGAATTACAAGCACCAACGGAAATTTCTGTGGATTGTTTGGGCTTTTCCGCCGATGGGCGTTGGCTGGCGGCTGGGGGACAGGATGGGAAGGTGCGTGTCTGGGACTTGGCAGGAGCGCAACCTGCGATCGCCTCAACGATCGACCTTGGCAAAACATGGATCGAACATCTCGTTTGGCATCCTACCCGTTCCGAATTTGCCTTTGGCTTAGGGAAATATGTGCAGGTCTGGAGTGCAGAAACTCTGGATATTGTGACTACTTTGCATTTTGAGCAATCAACGGTTTTAGCGATCGCATGGCATCCCAGTGGCGACTATCTCTCCGTTGGTGGTGATGGAGGGATTAAGGTTTGGGCGGCACAGGATTGGTATGAAGACCCTATTCTCTTTGAAATGCCCACTGCTGCGGCAAAGATGGTTTGGAATCCCTCAGGAGAATATCTCGTGGCAAGCACCCTTGATAATTTGGTGGTGGTGATGCAGTGGCTCGGTAAGGATTTTGATGCTTCTCCTTGGCGGATGCAGGGCTTTCCAGGCAAGATTCGCTACTTTGACTGGACAGCTAGTAAAACATCCCCCCTATTAGCTTCCTCAAGCGGTTCCGATGTGGTGGTGTGGGAAAAACATGCTGACTTAAATGTTGGTTGGGAAGGTGAGGTCATTAAGGGACATAACAACATTGTGGGCTTTGTTGCCTTTAAGCCTAAGACCGAAACCTTAGCATCCGCCGATGAAAATGGCAGAATCGCCATTTGGAAAGATGCGAAGGACTGGGTACAGGCGCTTGAGACTCCGATGGGTGAGATTACAGCTTTGCAATGGCAACCACAGGGCAAAAAGCTTGCTGCGGCGAATGCTGATGGTCAGCTCATGCTTTGGACAGAATCATCACAGGGTAAGGGGTTTCGCTAA
- a CDS encoding Gfo/Idh/MocA family protein — protein sequence MTYASLNQPLRVGIVGSGFVAKLRAEILSQDARIKLVAIAGTPEKAQAIAQEFNIPKVHQYWSELVVRPDVDLVVVCNVNRDHGAVVGQALRSGKHVIVEYPLSFNLAEAEELVKLAQQQNLLLHVEHIELLGGVHQLVMEHLAKVGTPFYARYSTKSPQRPVPDKWTYKPDLFGFPLTAAVSRLNRIIVLFGKVKAVSCQLRYSGANLPHHFTSCVCNAQLQFENGVIADISYSKGENFWQPERIMELQGSQGALIFSADKGKLITADGEMELDAGTTRGLFKKDTENVLSHLFTGTPLYTNHESILHSLAVANAAEKAAATNQIVML from the coding sequence ATGACCTACGCATCATTAAACCAACCTTTGCGAGTTGGCATCGTTGGTTCGGGCTTTGTTGCCAAGCTACGTGCCGAAATTTTGAGCCAAGATGCAAGGATTAAACTAGTCGCGATCGCTGGTACTCCCGAAAAAGCACAGGCGATCGCCCAAGAGTTTAATATTCCCAAGGTGCATCAATATTGGTCAGAGTTGGTGGTGCGCCCTGATGTGGATTTGGTGGTGGTATGTAATGTCAATCGCGATCATGGAGCCGTAGTTGGGCAAGCTTTGCGATCGGGCAAACACGTAATTGTGGAATATCCACTTTCCTTCAATTTGGCTGAAGCAGAAGAACTTGTAAAGCTAGCTCAACAGCAGAATTTATTGCTCCATGTCGAGCATATTGAGCTATTAGGCGGCGTACATCAATTGGTGATGGAACATTTAGCGAAAGTGGGAACTCCCTTCTATGCGCGATATTCCACCAAAAGCCCACAGCGTCCTGTACCTGACAAATGGACATATAAACCCGACCTGTTTGGCTTTCCTCTAACGGCGGCAGTTTCCCGCCTCAATCGGATTATTGTTTTATTTGGAAAAGTTAAAGCAGTTTCTTGTCAATTACGCTATAGTGGCGCAAATTTGCCTCATCATTTTACTTCCTGTGTCTGCAATGCTCAGCTTCAGTTTGAGAATGGAGTAATTGCGGATATTAGCTATAGCAAGGGTGAGAACTTCTGGCAACCAGAGCGAATTATGGAATTGCAGGGAAGTCAAGGTGCTTTAATTTTCTCTGCTGATAAAGGTAAGCTGATTACTGCCGATGGCGAAATGGAACTGGATGCGGGGACAACAAGAGGATTGTTTAAGAAGGATACAGAGAATGTCCTTTCTCATTTGTTTACAGGTACTCCGCTTTATACCAATCACGAAAGTATTTTGCATTCTCTCGCTGTGGCAAATGCGGCGGAAAAAGCGGCAGCAACTAATCAAATCGTAATGCTCTGA
- a CDS encoding DUF433 domain-containing protein: MTTVINSHIEITEGVCGGRPRIAGHRIRVEDIVIWHERMGLSPDEIVSQYPTIILADVYSALSYYHDHFREIRQQIAEDEAFAMEMKAKTPSLLHSIRSV, from the coding sequence ATGACAACAGTGATTAACAGCCACATTGAAATTACCGAAGGCGTATGTGGAGGAAGACCTCGCATCGCTGGACATAGGATTAGAGTTGAAGATATTGTCATCTGGCATGAACGCATGGGACTATCACCCGATGAAATAGTTTCACAATATCCCACAATTATATTGGCGGATGTTTATTCTGCCCTGTCCTATTATCACGACCATTTTCGAGAAATTAGACAACAAATTGCTGAAGATGAAGCCTTTGCAATGGAGATGAAAGCAAAAACTCCATCACTTCTACACTCTATTAGGTCAGTATAG
- the thrB gene encoding homoserine kinase: MTIFEVSVPATTANIGPGFDCLGAALTLYNHFEFSLADRLTITASGEGADKVERDETNLVYRAIAKFYQHIDRPIPTIAFHTDTKIPLSRGLGSSATAIVGGIVGANLLAGSPLERLELLDLAIAMEGHPDNVAPAMLGGCQLMASNQAGGWEYCDLQWHESIGLVVAIPDFELSTAKAREVLPKKFSMHDAVFNASHLALLSHGIQTGNVNWLKAGLQDRLHQNYRQSLIKGMAEVQAAAIAAGAYGLVISGAGPTLLSLAPMGTIEAVAQAMSQAWQAIGVNAVTKCLAIAKDGTTFKTR, from the coding sequence ATGACCATTTTTGAAGTTTCCGTTCCTGCGACTACTGCTAATATTGGCCCGGGGTTCGATTGCCTTGGCGCAGCCTTAACACTTTATAACCATTTTGAATTTTCTCTCGCCGATCGCCTCACAATCACAGCATCGGGTGAAGGTGCAGACAAGGTGGAACGGGACGAAACAAACTTGGTATATCGAGCGATCGCTAAGTTTTATCAGCATATTGATCGCCCAATTCCGACGATCGCTTTTCATACAGATACTAAGATTCCCCTATCGCGTGGGTTAGGTAGTTCCGCAACTGCAATTGTAGGCGGTATTGTCGGCGCAAATCTATTGGCAGGTTCACCACTTGAGCGTTTGGAATTGTTGGATTTAGCGATCGCAATGGAAGGTCACCCCGACAATGTTGCGCCTGCGATGTTGGGCGGTTGTCAGTTGATGGCATCTAATCAAGCAGGTGGTTGGGAATATTGCGATTTGCAGTGGCATGAAAGTATTGGGCTAGTTGTGGCAATTCCTGACTTTGAGCTATCGACAGCCAAGGCGAGAGAAGTATTACCTAAGAAATTTTCGATGCATGATGCGGTCTTTAATGCCTCGCACTTAGCCCTGTTAAGTCATGGTATCCAGACAGGGAATGTGAATTGGTTGAAGGCGGGCTTGCAGGATCGACTACATCAAAACTATCGCCAAAGTTTGATTAAAGGCATGGCAGAGGTACAAGCCGCCGCGATCGCCGCAGGAGCCTACGGCTTGGTAATTAGTGGTGCTGGTCCCACCCTACTTTCTTTAGCGCCAATGGGTACAATAGAGGCAGTCGCCCAAGCAATGAGTCAGGCATGGCAAGCAATTGGTGTTAATGCTGTGACAAAATGTTTAGCGATCGCCAAAGATGGTACAACATTCAAAACTCGTTAG